A window of the Streptomyces sp. NBC_00250 genome harbors these coding sequences:
- a CDS encoding MDR family MFS transporter, translating to MATTTTPETGVSGGSAKQGDTASGGAPMTHKQIMEALSGLLLGMFVAILSSTIVSNALPQIITDLGGGQSAYTWVVTAALLSMTATTPLWGKLADLFSKKLLVQIALVIYVAGSVVAGLSQSTGMLIACRVVQGIGVGGLTALSQIILAAMIAPRERGRYSGYLGATFAVATVGGPLLGGVITDTDWLGWRWCFYVGVPFAIIALIVLQKTLKLPVVKRKVKVDWAGAFFISAAVSLLLIWVTFAGDKYDWMSWQTAVMVLGAIALGGIFLIVESKASEPIIPLRLFRNRTITLASLASLFVGVAMFAGTVFFSQYFQLARNESPTMSGVLTIPMIAGLFVSSTVSGLIITKTGRWKAWLVSGGALAAGGLGLLGTIRYDTTYWHIALFMAVLGLGLGMMMQNLVLCTQNQVAPADLGAASSVVTFFRSLGGAIGVSALGAVMAHRVTDYVKEGLAELGPKAAAAMGQGGSGGGIPDMDKLPAPIRTVMESAYGHGVGDVFLYSAPFALLAFVVTLFIKEVALKSSSVKADEKPVAAEAVAEA from the coding sequence ATGGCTACGACCACCACACCAGAGACCGGTGTGAGCGGCGGGAGCGCCAAGCAGGGGGACACCGCCTCCGGCGGCGCCCCGATGACGCACAAGCAGATCATGGAGGCGCTGTCCGGGCTGCTGCTCGGCATGTTCGTCGCCATCCTGTCCTCGACGATCGTCTCCAACGCCCTCCCCCAGATCATCACCGACCTGGGCGGCGGCCAGTCCGCCTACACCTGGGTGGTCACCGCCGCGCTGCTCTCGATGACCGCGACCACCCCGCTCTGGGGCAAGCTCGCGGACCTCTTCTCCAAGAAGCTGCTCGTCCAGATAGCCCTGGTCATCTACGTGGCGGGCTCGGTCGTCGCCGGCCTCTCGCAGAGCACCGGCATGCTCATCGCCTGCCGTGTCGTCCAGGGCATCGGCGTCGGCGGTCTGACCGCCCTCTCCCAGATCATCCTGGCCGCGATGATCGCCCCGCGTGAGCGCGGGCGCTACAGCGGCTACCTCGGCGCGACCTTCGCCGTCGCCACCGTCGGCGGCCCGCTGCTCGGCGGCGTCATCACCGACACCGACTGGCTCGGCTGGCGCTGGTGCTTCTACGTGGGCGTGCCCTTCGCGATCATCGCGCTGATCGTCCTGCAGAAGACCCTCAAGCTCCCCGTCGTGAAGCGCAAGGTCAAGGTCGACTGGGCCGGCGCCTTCTTCATCAGCGCCGCCGTCTCCCTGCTCCTCATCTGGGTCACCTTCGCGGGCGACAAGTACGACTGGATGTCCTGGCAGACGGCCGTGATGGTGCTCGGCGCGATCGCACTCGGCGGTATCTTCCTGATCGTCGAGTCGAAGGCGAGCGAGCCGATCATCCCGCTCCGCCTCTTCCGCAACCGCACGATCACCCTCGCCTCGCTCGCCTCGCTCTTCGTGGGTGTCGCGATGTTCGCTGGCACGGTCTTCTTCAGCCAGTACTTCCAGCTGGCGCGGAACGAGTCGCCGACGATGTCCGGCGTCCTCACCATCCCGATGATCGCGGGCCTGTTCGTCTCCTCCACCGTCTCGGGTCTGATCATCACCAAGACCGGCCGCTGGAAGGCGTGGCTGGTCAGCGGCGGCGCCCTCGCCGCGGGCGGTCTCGGCCTGCTCGGCACGATCCGCTACGACACGACGTACTGGCACATCGCGCTGTTCATGGCGGTCCTCGGCCTCGGCCTCGGCATGATGATGCAGAACCTGGTGCTCTGCACCCAGAACCAGGTGGCCCCCGCCGACCTCGGCGCCGCCTCCTCCGTCGTCACCTTCTTCCGCTCCCTGGGCGGTGCGATCGGTGTCTCGGCGCTCGGCGCGGTCATGGCCCACCGGGTCACGGACTACGTCAAGGAGGGCCTGGCCGAGCTCGGCCCGAAGGCCGCGGCCGCCATGGGCCAGGGCGGCTCGGGCGGCGGGATCCCCGACATGGACAAGCTGCCGGCCCCGATCCGCACGGTCATGGAGAGCGCGTACGGGCACGGCGTCGGCGACGTCTTCCTCTACTCGGCGCCGTTCGCGCTGCTGGCCTTCGTGGTGACGCTCTTCATCAAGGAAGTCGCCCTGAAGAGCAGCTCGGTGAAGGCCGACGAGAAGCCGGTGGCCGCGGAGGCCGTCGCGGAGGCCTAG
- a CDS encoding ArnT family glycosyltransferase: MTSTSLAASAGAAHAAPSRGGPLTRLWRGRADDAPWVRPAFLGLLAVTTVLYLWNLSASGYANSFYSAAVQAGGESWKAFFFGSLDAANAITVDKPPAALWPMALSVRLFGLGSWQILVPEVLMGVATVAVLYAAVRRRFGAGAGLIAGVVLALTPVAALMFRFNNPDALLALLMTVAVYCVLRALEQDKGAAKWLVWAGVAFGFAFLAKTLQAFLILPPLALVYGVCAPGGIGRRIGRLALAGLAMIVSAGWWVALVELWPASSRPYVGGSQNNSFLELTFGYNGLGRINGDETGSVGGGGGGGGMGGGRWGETGIVRMFNDSVGGQISWLLPAALILLVAGLVVTWRAPRTDTARSAFLVWGGSLLITLAVFSFMAGIFHEYYTVALAPYLAALVGMGAAVLWEERTRLLASAALAVTVAVTAWWGWTLLGRTPDWLPWLRWTVLVAGAVAALGLLFAGRIDRRLGLVVAGLGLAAGLAGPFAYTLATVDSGHQGSIVTAGPAGGAMGGRGPGGGGGMRMFEGGGFPGGGQMPGGRGGQGGQMPGGPGGQGGQGGGQMPNGQGQGQAQGQTQGQMPGGTPPQGMTRGEGFGGGGMGGLLNGASVGTEAKSALLADADSYTWVAATVGAQNAASYQLATEKPVMAIGGFNGSDPSPTLAQFKQYVAEGKIHYFIGSGESGGSAGGTGEDGGRMGGGGGPGGNSEISTWVAETFEKVTVGNATFYDLTTKK; encoded by the coding sequence ATGACTTCGACCTCCCTGGCCGCGTCGGCCGGCGCGGCCCATGCCGCGCCGTCCCGCGGTGGCCCCCTCACCCGGCTCTGGCGCGGCCGCGCCGACGACGCCCCCTGGGTCCGGCCCGCGTTCCTCGGTCTGCTCGCCGTGACCACCGTGCTCTACCTGTGGAACCTGAGCGCCTCCGGCTACGCCAACTCCTTCTACTCCGCCGCCGTCCAGGCGGGCGGCGAGAGCTGGAAGGCCTTCTTCTTCGGCTCGCTCGACGCGGCCAACGCCATCACCGTCGACAAGCCCCCGGCCGCCCTCTGGCCGATGGCCCTCTCCGTCCGTCTCTTCGGCCTCGGCTCCTGGCAGATCCTCGTGCCCGAGGTGCTCATGGGCGTGGCTACCGTCGCCGTGCTCTACGCGGCCGTACGGCGCCGGTTCGGCGCGGGCGCGGGTCTGATCGCGGGTGTGGTCCTGGCGCTCACGCCCGTCGCGGCGCTGATGTTCCGCTTCAACAACCCGGACGCGCTGCTCGCCCTGCTGATGACGGTCGCCGTCTACTGCGTACTGCGCGCGCTCGAACAGGACAAGGGCGCGGCGAAGTGGCTCGTGTGGGCCGGGGTGGCCTTCGGCTTCGCGTTCCTCGCGAAGACCCTGCAGGCCTTCCTGATCCTGCCGCCGCTCGCCCTCGTCTACGGGGTGTGCGCGCCGGGCGGCATCGGGCGCCGGATCGGCCGGCTCGCCCTGGCCGGGCTCGCGATGATCGTGTCGGCGGGCTGGTGGGTGGCCCTGGTCGAGCTGTGGCCGGCGTCCTCCCGCCCGTACGTCGGAGGCTCGCAGAACAACAGCTTCCTGGAGCTGACCTTCGGCTACAACGGCCTCGGCCGCATCAACGGCGACGAGACCGGCAGCGTCGGCGGCGGGGGAGGCGGCGGTGGCATGGGCGGCGGCCGTTGGGGTGAGACCGGCATCGTCCGGATGTTCAACGACTCCGTCGGCGGCCAGATCTCCTGGCTCCTGCCGGCCGCGCTGATCCTGCTCGTCGCGGGGCTCGTCGTCACCTGGCGGGCGCCCCGGACGGACACGGCGCGTTCGGCGTTCCTGGTGTGGGGCGGTTCGCTGCTGATCACGCTCGCCGTGTTCAGCTTCATGGCCGGAATCTTCCACGAGTACTACACGGTGGCCCTGGCCCCGTACCTCGCGGCGCTCGTCGGCATGGGCGCGGCCGTGCTCTGGGAGGAGCGCACCCGGCTGCTCGCCTCGGCGGCCCTCGCGGTGACGGTGGCGGTGACCGCCTGGTGGGGCTGGACCCTGCTCGGGCGGACGCCGGACTGGTTGCCGTGGCTGCGCTGGACGGTCCTCGTCGCGGGCGCGGTGGCCGCGCTCGGGCTGCTCTTCGCGGGCCGGATCGACCGGCGCCTCGGCCTCGTGGTCGCGGGCCTCGGCCTGGCGGCGGGACTCGCGGGTCCCTTCGCGTACACCCTGGCGACGGTGGACTCCGGACACCAGGGTTCGATCGTGACGGCGGGCCCGGCGGGCGGCGCCATGGGCGGCCGGGGTCCCGGCGGCGGTGGCGGCATGCGGATGTTCGAGGGCGGGGGATTCCCCGGCGGCGGACAGATGCCCGGTGGTCGCGGCGGTCAGGGCGGTCAGATGCCCGGCGGTCCCGGTGGGCAGGGCGGTCAGGGCGGCGGGCAGATGCCCAACGGCCAGGGCCAGGGCCAGGCTCAGGGCCAGACCCAGGGCCAGATGCCCGGCGGCACCCCGCCGCAGGGCATGACCCGAGGCGAAGGCTTCGGTGGCGGCGGCATGGGCGGCCTGCTCAACGGCGCCAGTGTCGGTACGGAGGCGAAGAGCGCGCTCCTCGCGGACGCCGACTCGTACACCTGGGTCGCGGCCACGGTCGGCGCCCAGAACGCGGCCAGCTACCAGCTCGCCACCGAGAAGCCGGTGATGGCGATCGGCGGCTTCAACGGCAGTGACCCGTCCCCGACCCTCGCGCAGTTCAAGCAGTACGTCGCGGAGGGGAAGATCCACTACTTCATCGGCAGCGGCGAGAGCGGCGGTAGCGCCGGCGGCACCGGTGAGGACGGCGGCCGCATGGGCGGCGGCGGTGGTCCCGGCGGCAACTCGGAGATCTCCACCTGGGTCGCGGAGACCTTCGAGAAGGTCACGGTCGGCAACGCCACGTTCTACGACCTGACCACCAAGAAATAG
- a CDS encoding RNA polymerase sigma factor SigF, which yields MPASTAPQVPPQHEAGGAETPRPRPQSTRGADTRALTQVLFGQLKNLEPGTPEHHRVRGALIEANLPLVRYAAARFRSRNEPMEDVVQVGTIGLINAIDRFDPDRGVQFPTFAMPTVVGEIKRYFRDNVRTVHVPRRLHELWVQVNGATEDLTTAHGRSPTTAEIAERLRIGEDEVLACIEAGRSYHATSLEAAQEGDGLPGLLDRLGYEDPALAGVEHRDLVRHLLVQLPEREQRILMLRYYSNLTQSQISQELGVSQMHVSRLLARSFARLRSANRIEA from the coding sequence GTGCCGGCCAGTACAGCGCCTCAAGTCCCGCCCCAGCACGAGGCAGGCGGCGCGGAGACCCCTCGCCCCCGGCCCCAGAGCACCCGCGGCGCCGACACCCGCGCCCTCACCCAGGTGCTCTTCGGGCAGCTCAAGAACCTGGAACCGGGCACTCCGGAGCACCACCGGGTGCGCGGGGCCCTCATCGAGGCCAACCTCCCCCTCGTGCGGTACGCGGCGGCCCGCTTCCGCTCCCGCAACGAGCCGATGGAGGACGTCGTCCAGGTCGGCACCATCGGCCTCATCAACGCCATCGACCGCTTCGACCCCGACCGTGGCGTCCAGTTCCCGACCTTCGCCATGCCGACGGTCGTCGGCGAGATCAAGCGGTACTTCCGCGACAACGTCCGCACCGTGCACGTGCCGCGCCGGCTGCACGAGCTGTGGGTCCAGGTGAACGGCGCCACCGAGGACCTGACGACCGCTCACGGCCGCTCTCCCACGACCGCCGAGATCGCCGAGCGGCTGCGGATCGGCGAGGACGAGGTGCTCGCCTGCATCGAGGCCGGACGCTCGTACCACGCGACCTCCCTGGAGGCCGCACAGGAGGGCGACGGGCTGCCCGGGCTGCTCGACCGGCTCGGCTACGAGGACCCCGCCCTGGCCGGTGTCGAGCACCGCGACCTCGTCCGGCACCTGCTCGTACAACTGCCCGAGCGGGAGCAGCGGATCCTCATGCTGCGCTACTACAGCAACTTGACCCAGTCTCAGATCAGCCAGGAACTCGGCGTCTCCCAGATGCACGTGTCAAGGCTCCTCGCCCGCAGCTTCGCGCGTTTGAGATCCGCAAACAGAATCGAGGCGTAA
- a CDS encoding RNA polymerase sigma factor SigF: MSTELGSSKVLTLTPVPVPAQTTAPTATDSAEASPPPMVVTSGALDTRTLSRSLFLRLRALDTEGAAADSPERTYVRDTLIELNLPLVRYAAARFRSRNEPMEDIVQVGTIGLIKAIDRFDCERGVEFPTFAMPTVVGEIKRFFRDTSWSVRVPRRLQELRLALTKASDELAQKLDRSPTVPELAAVLGVSEEDVVDGLAVGNAYTASSLDSPSPEDDGGEGSLADRLGYEDTALEGVEYRESLKPLLAKLPPRERQIIMLRFFANMTQSQIGEEVGISQMHVSRLLTRTLAQLREGLIAD, translated from the coding sequence ATGTCCACAGAACTGGGCAGCTCGAAGGTGCTCACGCTCACGCCCGTTCCCGTGCCCGCGCAGACGACGGCGCCGACCGCGACCGACAGCGCGGAGGCCTCGCCTCCGCCGATGGTCGTCACGTCGGGAGCCCTCGACACCCGCACCCTCTCGCGCTCCCTCTTCCTCCGGCTGCGCGCCCTCGACACCGAAGGCGCCGCCGCGGACAGCCCGGAGCGGACCTACGTCCGCGACACCCTGATCGAGCTCAACCTCCCCCTCGTGCGGTACGCGGCGGCCCGCTTCCGCTCCCGCAACGAGCCGATGGAGGACATCGTCCAGGTCGGCACCATCGGCCTCATCAAGGCGATCGACCGCTTCGACTGCGAACGGGGCGTGGAGTTCCCGACGTTCGCGATGCCGACGGTCGTCGGTGAGATCAAGCGCTTCTTCCGTGACACCTCGTGGTCCGTGCGCGTCCCGCGCCGGCTCCAGGAGCTGCGCCTCGCCCTCACCAAGGCCAGCGACGAGCTCGCCCAGAAGCTCGACCGCTCCCCGACCGTGCCCGAACTCGCCGCCGTGCTCGGGGTGTCGGAGGAGGACGTCGTCGACGGCCTCGCCGTGGGCAACGCGTACACCGCCTCCTCGCTCGACTCCCCCTCCCCCGAGGACGACGGCGGCGAGGGCTCGCTCGCCGACCGCCTCGGCTACGAGGACACGGCGCTCGAAGGCGTCGAGTACCGCGAGTCGCTCAAGCCGCTGCTCGCCAAACTCCCGCCCCGCGAGCGGCAGATCATCATGCTGCGCTTCTTCGCCAACATGACCCAGTCGCAGATCGGCGAGGAGGTCGGCATCTCCCAGATGCACGTCTCGCGGCTGCTCACCCGCACCCTCGCCCAGCTGCGCGAGGGCCTCATCGCGGACTGA
- a CDS encoding TetR/AcrR family transcriptional regulator — protein sequence MVKAADRAKNPARSSVWLETRTPRSGGGPAGLDRDRIVAAAIRMLDEEGLAKLSMRKLAAELNVTAMSLYWYVDTKDDIIEFAMDSVYGEFDLAAVEAADGWRDMIRELALGYRRMLVRHPWMSPSAGQYLNIGPHAIAVGTKIQEAIGGTGLPIDRQPSATSAVFQFVYGYGTIESQFGRRAAEAGMSQDDFYVESVKAFRDNPGFVEAIEPMAEILDERATHGSVTEMWDRDFAYALDVLVAGIETMVSRETEARGTEARGTGATETRK from the coding sequence ATGGTCAAGGCAGCCGACCGGGCCAAGAACCCGGCGCGTTCCAGCGTCTGGCTGGAGACCCGGACCCCGCGGAGCGGCGGCGGTCCGGCCGGTCTCGACCGGGACCGGATCGTCGCCGCCGCGATCCGGATGCTCGACGAGGAGGGCCTGGCCAAGCTGTCGATGCGCAAGCTGGCGGCCGAGCTGAACGTCACCGCGATGTCCCTGTACTGGTACGTGGACACCAAGGACGACATCATCGAGTTCGCCATGGACAGCGTGTACGGCGAGTTCGACCTCGCGGCGGTGGAGGCCGCCGACGGCTGGCGGGACATGATCCGGGAGCTCGCCCTGGGATACCGCCGGATGCTGGTCCGCCACCCGTGGATGTCCCCGAGTGCCGGGCAGTACCTGAACATCGGCCCGCACGCGATCGCCGTCGGCACCAAGATCCAGGAGGCGATCGGCGGCACCGGCCTGCCGATCGACCGTCAGCCCAGCGCGACGTCGGCGGTCTTCCAGTTCGTGTACGGCTACGGGACGATCGAGTCCCAGTTCGGGCGGCGTGCGGCGGAGGCCGGGATGTCGCAGGACGACTTCTACGTGGAGTCCGTCAAGGCCTTCCGCGACAACCCGGGCTTCGTGGAAGCCATCGAGCCCATGGCGGAGATCCTCGACGAGCGGGCCACGCACGGCAGCGTCACCGAGATGTGGGACCGCGACTTCGCCTACGCGCTGGACGTCCTGGTGGCCGGCATCGAGACCATGGTTTCCCGTGAAACCGAGGCTCGCGGGACCGAGGCTCGTGGGACCGGGGCCACTGAAACCCGGAAATGA
- a CDS encoding MarR family winged helix-turn-helix transcriptional regulator, which yields MYGSTDRSVDSSTDSSTDRGNRYENLARQVSAIGAVKRGLARVLPTECPSGSAIVLALLNHHGDMRMGRVSELMAVDMSVSSRHVAHTVDRGWVERLPDPADKRSRILHLTRAGEDMLAVLDRRLTDMLARTLAEWSDDDVELLTTLLARLRDSFGDCRAHHA from the coding sequence ATGTACGGCTCGACGGACCGCTCGGTGGACAGCTCGACGGACAGCTCGACGGACCGAGGCAATCGCTACGAGAACCTCGCCCGCCAGGTGAGCGCCATCGGAGCGGTGAAGCGCGGCCTCGCGCGGGTCCTGCCCACCGAGTGCCCCAGCGGATCCGCCATCGTCCTCGCCCTGCTCAACCACCACGGCGACATGCGGATGGGCCGGGTGTCCGAACTCATGGCCGTCGACATGTCGGTCAGCAGCCGCCACGTGGCCCACACCGTGGACCGCGGCTGGGTCGAGCGACTGCCCGATCCCGCCGACAAACGCTCCCGCATCCTGCACCTGACCCGGGCGGGCGAAGACATGCTCGCCGTCCTCGACCGACGGCTGACCGACATGCTCGCCCGCACCCTCGCGGAGTGGTCCGACGACGACGTCGAACTGCTCACCACCCTGCTCGCCCGCCTCCGCGATTCCTTCGGGGACTGCCGGGCCCACCACGCTTGA
- a CDS encoding oxidoreductase, with the protein MTKKQSWTADRIPDQTGRLFVVTGANSGLGLATTRELARRGGRVVLAVRDEEKGRRAVDELVAAGVAPDLLDVRPLDLADLDSVRAFAGRMREEHDRLDVLVNNAGVMAPPRTLSPQGHELQFATNHLGHFALTGLLLDLLAAGRDPRVVTVSSINHRQGRLRFDDLAGERGYAPMAFYNQSKFANAVFGQELHRRLTGTGSPVRGVLAHPGYTATRLQIRDTSGLLRWVFTHLGNPHIAQSPERGALPQLYAATEPGLAGGEFIGPDGMAELRGAPTRVRLSEAAADAGTGRRLWGVSEDLTGVRFPVTAS; encoded by the coding sequence ATGACCAAGAAGCAGAGCTGGACCGCCGACCGGATCCCGGACCAGACCGGGCGGCTCTTCGTCGTCACCGGGGCCAACAGCGGTCTCGGCCTCGCCACCACCCGCGAGCTCGCCCGCCGGGGCGGTCGCGTGGTCCTCGCCGTACGGGACGAGGAGAAGGGCCGCCGGGCCGTCGACGAGCTCGTGGCGGCCGGAGTCGCGCCGGACCTCCTCGACGTACGACCGCTCGACCTGGCGGACCTCGACTCGGTACGCGCCTTCGCGGGCCGGATGCGCGAGGAGCACGACCGCCTGGACGTACTGGTCAACAACGCGGGCGTGATGGCTCCGCCCCGCACCCTCAGCCCCCAGGGGCACGAGCTCCAGTTCGCCACCAACCACCTCGGCCACTTCGCGCTCACCGGGCTGCTGCTCGATCTGCTCGCCGCGGGGCGGGACCCCCGGGTGGTCACGGTCAGCTCGATCAACCACCGGCAGGGCCGCCTCCGCTTCGACGACCTCGCCGGTGAGCGCGGGTACGCGCCCATGGCCTTCTACAACCAGTCGAAGTTCGCCAACGCCGTCTTCGGGCAGGAGCTCCACCGGCGCCTGACCGGGACCGGCAGCCCGGTCCGCGGGGTGCTCGCCCATCCCGGCTACACCGCCACCCGACTCCAGATCCGGGACACCTCCGGCCTCCTGCGCTGGGTCTTCACTCACCTCGGCAACCCGCACATCGCCCAGAGCCCGGAGAGGGGCGCGCTGCCGCAGCTGTACGCGGCGACCGAACCGGGCCTGGCGGGCGGCGAGTTCATCGGCCCCGACGGCATGGCCGAGCTGCGCGGCGCACCGACCCGGGTCCGCCTCTCCGAGGCGGCGGCCGACGCCGGGACGGGCCGCCGGCTCTGGGGCGTCTCGGAGGACCTCACAGGGGTGCGCTTCCCCGTCACTGCCAGCTAG
- a CDS encoding MFS transporter: MTATTAATEPTATGGHPQRWLILGVICLAQLTVLLDNTVLSVAIPSLTSELHATTTDIQWMINAYSLVQSGLLLSAGNAADRYGRKKLLAIGLALFGLGSLAAGLADSTAQLIAARAGMGVGGALLMTTTLAVVMQIFDDSERVKAIALWSTVASLGFAGGPLIGGVILNHFWWGMIFLINIPVAVVALVAVLKLVPESKNPQGERPDLLGALLSTIGMTAVVYAIISGPEHGWVSAQVLVPAAIGLLGLGAFALWELHTPYPMLDMHFFRNQKFIGAIGGSILVVFGMGGSLFLLTQHLQFVLGYEPLEAGLRMAPLALTIVGLNLTGIGPKIVMKLGTPPTVVLGMTLVAGGLTSISLLGGGTDGSYAGMLLGLVLMGGGIAVSSPAMANAIMSSIPPEKAGVGAGINGTLAEFGNGLGVAVLGAVLNARFAALVAVTATSLPAALAAAGSEAERQEISDAFASGLQTSQLVGAVAVFAGGLVAAALLRRAERTEKALAPEQSIAA, encoded by the coding sequence ATGACGGCGACGACCGCCGCGACCGAACCGACCGCCACCGGCGGTCACCCGCAGCGCTGGCTGATCCTCGGCGTCATCTGCCTCGCCCAGCTCACCGTGCTGCTCGACAACACCGTGCTCAGCGTCGCCATCCCGTCGCTGACCTCCGAACTCCACGCGACCACCACCGACATCCAGTGGATGATCAACGCGTACTCGCTCGTCCAGTCCGGCCTGCTGCTCAGCGCGGGCAACGCCGCCGACCGCTACGGCCGCAAGAAGCTGCTCGCGATCGGACTCGCGCTCTTCGGCCTCGGCTCGCTCGCCGCCGGACTCGCCGACTCCACCGCCCAGCTGATCGCGGCCCGCGCGGGCATGGGCGTCGGCGGCGCGCTCCTGATGACCACCACCCTCGCCGTCGTCATGCAGATCTTCGACGACTCGGAGCGGGTCAAGGCCATCGCGCTCTGGTCCACCGTCGCCTCCCTGGGCTTCGCCGGCGGGCCGCTGATCGGCGGCGTGATCCTGAACCACTTCTGGTGGGGAATGATCTTCCTGATCAACATCCCGGTCGCGGTCGTCGCCCTCGTCGCCGTCCTCAAGCTCGTCCCGGAGTCCAAGAACCCGCAGGGCGAGCGCCCCGACCTGCTCGGCGCGCTGCTCTCCACCATCGGCATGACCGCCGTCGTGTACGCGATCATCAGCGGCCCCGAGCACGGCTGGGTCTCCGCGCAGGTGCTGGTCCCGGCCGCGATCGGTCTGCTGGGCCTCGGTGCGTTCGCGCTGTGGGAGTTGCACACCCCGTACCCGATGCTCGACATGCACTTCTTCCGGAACCAGAAGTTCATCGGCGCCATCGGCGGTTCGATCCTGGTCGTCTTCGGCATGGGCGGCTCGCTCTTCCTGCTCACCCAGCACCTGCAGTTCGTGCTCGGCTACGAGCCGCTTGAGGCCGGTCTGCGGATGGCGCCGCTCGCGCTGACGATCGTCGGCCTCAACCTGACCGGCATCGGCCCGAAGATCGTCATGAAGCTGGGCACCCCGCCCACCGTCGTCCTCGGCATGACCCTGGTCGCCGGTGGTCTGACCTCGATCTCGCTGCTCGGCGGCGGCACGGACGGCAGCTACGCGGGCATGCTCCTCGGCCTGGTCCTGATGGGCGGCGGCATCGCCGTCTCCTCCCCGGCCATGGCCAACGCGATCATGAGCTCGATCCCGCCGGAGAAGGCGGGCGTGGGCGCCGGGATCAACGGCACCCTCGCCGAGTTCGGCAACGGCCTCGGTGTCGCCGTCCTCGGCGCCGTCCTCAACGCCCGCTTCGCCGCGCTCGTCGCCGTCACCGCGACCTCCCTCCCGGCCGCCCTGGCCGCCGCGGGCAGCGAGGCCGAGCGCCAGGAGATCTCCGACGCCTTCGCCTCCGGCCTCCAGACCAGCCAGCTCGTCGGCGCGGTCGCGGTCTTCGCCGGCGGCCTGGTCGCGGCGGCTCTGCTCCGGCGGGCCGAGCGCACGGAGAAGGCCCTGGCGCCCGAGCAGTCCATCGCTGCCTAG
- a CDS encoding TetR family transcriptional regulator, translating into MSTRPDTGPVSLAQRKRQLVATELTEAALQLLALKGFDAVTVDEIATTAGVSKRTFFRYFASKEDVVVQFLAGMGADMRVGLAARPAGERPSEALLHAVSVPLKTCGDHAERALPVVRLILRTPALLARLLEHQAQWREELTEELAVRLGRDPGADLYPRLAAGMALAAFDAVLRRWSEGEDTESAADPAALIGEAFAVLAPALDSVTPR; encoded by the coding sequence GTGAGTACCCGCCCCGACACCGGCCCCGTCAGCCTGGCCCAGCGCAAACGTCAGCTCGTCGCGACCGAGCTCACCGAGGCGGCCCTCCAACTGCTCGCCCTCAAGGGCTTCGACGCGGTCACCGTCGACGAGATCGCGACCACCGCCGGGGTCTCCAAGCGGACCTTCTTCCGCTACTTCGCGTCCAAGGAGGACGTGGTCGTCCAGTTCCTGGCCGGGATGGGCGCCGACATGCGCGTCGGGCTCGCCGCCCGGCCCGCCGGGGAGCGCCCCTCCGAGGCACTCCTGCACGCCGTCTCCGTACCCCTGAAGACGTGCGGCGACCACGCCGAGCGCGCCCTGCCGGTGGTCCGGCTGATCCTGCGGACCCCCGCACTGCTCGCCCGCCTCCTGGAGCACCAGGCACAGTGGCGCGAGGAACTGACGGAGGAGCTGGCGGTCCGGCTGGGGCGCGACCCCGGGGCCGACCTCTATCCCCGGCTGGCCGCGGGCATGGCACTGGCCGCGTTCGACGCCGTACTGCGCCGGTGGAGCGAGGGGGAGGACACGGAGAGCGCGGCGGACCCGGCCGCGCTGATCGGGGAGGCGTTCGCGGTCCTCGCGCCCGCGCTGGACTCCGTCACCCCGCGGTAG